GGTTACTGGTCTTAATGCTGTGGTTGTTTACCTTGATGCCATCAGAGGTCACTGATGCGATTATGGCAACAATTGAAAGGTTTTGATTTCATAACCCTTCTAGATAAGCATGCTTTTAGAATCGTTGAAAATCAATATAATATAGCAACACGTAAATTAGTCGATAACACCTATGAGCATGACATACTCGAAGCCATGATCGATGGCACCAAACCTTACGTTGCCACGCATAATAAACATGGCAAGTTACACTGGCTTCTATTTACTCCATTTCGTTATCCGCCTTTATTGTGGGGTTCACGATTTGGAAAAATAACGGAGCCCAGCCTCTTTTATGCCTCACTTGAATTGGAAACGGCAATGGCCGAAGTTTCGTTCCGCCAGTTTATTCACTTAAACGCCTCCGAAGCTTCCTTTGAACCAACGGATATCAGCTTTACCCACATTAAAGTGGCGGTAGCCACGAACAAGGCTTTACACCTTGAACACCACCCATTTGATCCACATCGTAATATTATCAGTGATCCGACTTCCTATGCCATATCCCAACCATTAGGAACTGACATGCGAGAATATGGTATTGAAGCCTTCACGTATTTTTCTGCACGCAAAAAAGAGGGATTAAATCTGGCTATATTTTATCCAGATGTATTTGCAAAGAACGCTCCTCTTGAACAAAAATTATGGAGCGCTTTCGTTTCCAAATCACACATCGAATTCCGTAACGCTTATACACACCATCTTATGGTTGAATTTCCATTGAGTGATTTTTTAGTAGATGGGAAATTACCGTTGGTTTATTAAGGCAACAGAACCCATTTTCAAGCCTACACGGAACATATCCTATTCACCCGAAACGAGGTTTTAGAGATCGATCAACTTTTTTCCTGACTTCTGCCAAATGTGAGGCTGTTTGGTTTTATTGTTAATAGAATCATTGAATGACAGCATGTTGCCTTCACACCGCCCCGGCCTTCGGCCCCCCCTCCTCACCAGAGGTGGGGAGACAGGGAGCACAGCACTATTTTGTGCCCCACGCAACCATTACGCTTCAGCTGCCGGTGTCTCACTCGTTGGTTCAATCACGTCATCGCTAGATTCACCAGATTCACCCTCGTCCTTACCGCCGGTATCAGGCACGCGGGAAGCCGAAACGACTTTCTCTGCATCTGCCGTGCGGAATAAGGTAACACCCTGGGTATTACGGCCGGTGATACGGATATCACCTACGGGGCTGCGGATGATTTTGCCTTTGTCCGTTACCATCATCACTTGGTCAGAATCAATAACCGGGAAACTGGCAACCACATTTCCGTTCCTATCGGAGGTAATAATATTAACCACACCACTACCGCCACGATTGGTGATACGATACTCATAAGCCGAAGTCCGTTTACCATAGCCATTTTCGGTAATCGTTAAAATAAACTGCTCACGCCCTACCCACTCGCGGATTAATGTTTGTGGAAGGACCTGAATCAACTCAGGCGAAAGTAACGCGTGAATTTGTTCGAGTAACGCTTGGATTTTTGCTTCATCAGGTGTTTCTTCTTTGAGAGCCGTATTAAGCTCCGAACGAATCTCCGATGGAATTTTCAAGAAGGCATCCCGGGTATCCACATCTTGTTCGGCACCATTGAGCACCGTCATCGAGACCACTTCATCCTTATCAGCAAGCTTCATACCGCGAACCCCATCCGACGTACGGCTTTTAAACACCCGTACCGCATCAATTGGGAACCGCAAACTTTGGCCTTGCCTGCTCGCTAATAAAATATGTTCCGACTCACGGCATAACGCCACATCAATCAAACGATCGCTCTCTTCCATACGAATAGCAATCTTGCCGTTGGATGGAATATAGTGGAAATCCGATAAGTCGTTTCGACGCACATTACCCTGGGCAGTGCTGAACATAATATTCAAGCCTTCCCACTCGTCGGTTTTTTCCGGCAATGGCATCACGGTACTAATACGCTCACCCTCTTGCAACGGCAATAAATTTACCAAGGCCCGACCTTTGGTTTGCGGCCCTCCCTCTGGAATACGGTAAACTTTCATTTTATAGACCTGGCCACGGCTACTGAAGAAGAGCAATGGCATATGGGTATTAGCCACGAACAGATTGGTTGTGATATCATCTTCATACATATTCACACCCGTACGGCCTTTACCACCGCGTTTCTGGGCACGATAGGTCGAAAGCGGTACACGTTTGATATAACCACCATGGGTTACGGTTACGACCATTTCTTCCCTTGGGATTAGATCTTCAATATCGTGCTCATATTCACTTTCTTCAAACTGGCTTCTGCGTGGGGTGGCAAATTCTTCTTTAACAGCCAACAACTCACTGCGCAGTAATCCCATCAATATCTCGCGAGAATCAAGAATAGCGAGGTATTTTTCAATTTCGACAGCGAGCTCGGTTAATTCTTCAGTGAGTTTATCCTGCTCCAAGCCCGTTAAACGCGATAAGCGCATTTCAAGGATAGCTCTGGCTTGTGCTTCGGTAAAGTAGCAGCGGCCATTAACAATTTTATTATGTTTATCCGCCACCAGCGCAATCAATGGCGCCACATTATCGGCCACCCAATCACGCGCCATTAATTGTTCACGCGCCGTTTGTGGATC
This portion of the Alphaproteobacteria bacterium genome encodes:
- a CDS encoding RES family NAD+ phosphorylase, giving the protein MRLWQQLKGFDFITLLDKHAFRIVENQYNIATRKLVDNTYEHDILEAMIDGTKPYVATHNKHGKLHWLLFTPFRYPPLLWGSRFGKITEPSLFYASLELETAMAEVSFRQFIHLNASEASFEPTDISFTHIKVAVATNKALHLEHHPFDPHRNIISDPTSYAISQPLGTDMREYGIEAFTYFSARKKEGLNLAIFYPDVFAKNAPLEQKLWSAFVSKSHIEFRNAYTHHLMVEFPLSDFLVDGKLPLVY
- the gyrA gene encoding DNA gyrase subunit A, producing the protein MRRSYLDYAMSVIVSRAIPDARDGLKPVHRRILFAMHESGCDWNRAYKKSARIVGEVMGKYHPHGDSAIYDSLVRMAQDFSLRLPLIDGQGNFGSMDGDSPAAMRYTESRLAKSAHRLLTDIDKDTVGFQPNYDGSEKEPQVLPAEFPNLLVNGAGGIAVGMATNIPPHNLGEVIDACCMYIDNPETTIDDMMTVMPGPDFPTGGIILGRKGSHSALHTGRGSVIMRGKTHFEDISSGRQAIIVTEMPYQVNKAKMVELIAELVRDKRIEGISDLRDESDRSGVRVVVELKRDAFPEIVLNQLFKFTPLQTSFGVNMLALDLGRPALMNVKDVIVSFVRFREEVITRRTRHLLGKARDRAHILIGLSMAVANIDEVIALIRKAPDPQTAREQLMARDWVADNVAPLIALVADKHNKIVNGRCYFTEAQARAILEMRLSRLTGLEQDKLTEELTELAVEIEKYLAILDSREILMGLLRSELLAVKEEFATPRRSQFEESEYEHDIEDLIPREEMVVTVTHGGYIKRVPLSTYRAQKRGGKGRTGVNMYEDDITTNLFVANTHMPLLFFSSRGQVYKMKVYRIPEGGPQTKGRALVNLLPLQEGERISTVMPLPEKTDEWEGLNIMFSTAQGNVRRNDLSDFHYIPSNGKIAIRMEESDRLIDVALCRESEHILLASRQGQSLRFPIDAVRVFKSRTSDGVRGMKLADKDEVVSMTVLNGAEQDVDTRDAFLKIPSEIRSELNTALKEETPDEAKIQALLEQIHALLSPELIQVLPQTLIREWVGREQFILTITENGYGKRTSAYEYRITNRGGSGVVNIITSDRNGNVVASFPVIDSDQVMMVTDKGKIIRSPVGDIRITGRNTQGVTLFRTADAEKVVSASRVPDTGGKDEGESGESSDDVIEPTSETPAAEA